A region of the Sminthopsis crassicaudata isolate SCR6 chromosome 6, ASM4859323v1, whole genome shotgun sequence genome:
GAGGACACTTACAGTGCTAATACCAGCAATATCTGttcctttaattttaattaactgGAATTGCCAAATTATAGCAGTCATCCAAAGGAGTAAGCAAGAATGGCTTAATAGATGTCATAAAGCTCATGTATTTCACTTACGAGTATTATATACCAATTTCTAACCAAGTTTATTTTCTGACACAGATGATTAGAATGAACAAATTATAtaagatattaaattatataagaaCTGTACTGCAAGCAAAGAAATGTAAAGTAAtggtgagggaggggaaaaaaaccactcTTAATATGGTGACatgaaaacttttaaagttaTAAAGACCCTTCCACTATTTAACTGATAATTCATAACGGTAATGGATCATTGCATACACTTACATTCACTATTCTTTGTATAATGAAGCAAAAGTGTAAATAATTTTTGaatgcatttttattctttttctccttatattctAAAAAAGAACTACATTTTTGGAACAGGGAACATTTGTGTAAAACCAGTACACTTGACAGCATATGCCATATAACATCTCTATAATCACCTCTCTCTCAGTTGAGGAAATTTGTTTCACCATGTTTAGGACTGAGGTTAAAGATGAGTATgcaaaaggaaaacttttttagAAACTTGGTATTTAAGAGGGGGTAAACATATTTCCTTCCCTGATGATAATGCATCTAAGCATATTTTTAATTGGAGATTTCATAGGAACATTTAAAACTTCAAACTCAAGTTGTTAATAATTGGGCTTAGTATTTCTTAAAGATATTTATGTCCCCTCCAAAAATAATATAAGTATATGATTGTGTCAGACCTTATAGTTTAATAAGGGACATTTCCAATGTATTTAGAAATCAACACAACCTGGGCCAAGGTTTCAGTACTTCTATTTTCTAGCTCTATGCTATGACACTGAACACCTGTGCACACCTTTTTAAAACCtgtctttaaaatgggaaaaacataCCTACCTGAAAGTGTTGTTAAGGCAACATTTTTTACCATGTAAATGTGAATTGGTATTACagtactaaagaaaaaaattttaaggactTTTTAAGAGTTGTTTATcagttgtggaaatatgtatagaagaactgaacatgttaaacatatattggattacttgccatgaaaggaaggggaaaaatcacaagattttgcaaaagcaAGTGTTAAAaactatgaatatattttgaaaagaaaaagcttaaaaattattttgaatgtaacgggacaaaaattaaacagtgaacaacaaaaaagttattaGTTTAAACTACTactaattttgatttttgtttataaAACTATCAACAGCTTTTGTCTCAGTTTATTTCTCCATTCACTGGATGCATTTATGGAAGACACATAACAGGTATTTACATTAAAGCCTATTTGTGAATATTTTAATGTGTAAAtgatttaaaactaattttagtTTATCTTTAAGAAAATTAGCTATTTTCTAATAACTGGTGAGTAGATGTTACAGGTTAGGCAAAGTAGTTGAATTTTGTGCAGTTAAAGCTCAATTAACTATTTTAGTGCAACTCTCCAAAGCATAAAGGATGggaaattttgaaagtttttcttttaaagcaaagtttgtttaaaagtatattttaagcATTAACTTTTTCTGTTggaatgaaattaatgaaaatatttttcatttataggCTTATGTgggaaaaaacagagagagattaCAAAGGCTATTAAGCGGGCTCAGATAATGGGTAAGTATTAGTGAATAATTACTATCCAATGTTTTTTCCCCATCGTACATTTTATATGTTTTGGGGTACTTTACATGTGATACTTTCCAACCAATACCCAAGTCCCTCATAAGTTTCTCCTAAGAATTAAGCAGAATAGCCTGATAATAACAAAGAGTGTCATTTTGTCCTTTTGTACTTTAATTTTGTGTAGTTGTTCTGCTTTGGAGGGCTGCCTTCATTTACCTTGTGGTCAGTGTATGTTCTTATTTTCTTCACTGGCTAACCCATACATGTCTTGCTATGCTTTCTGAATTCACGGTCTTCATTTTTGTGGCACAGTGAGACTATAGCTTTTTTGGCAACTGTCAAATTAGACATCcagctttcatttattttttaaaatgatgctatgaatatttttcacATAATAATCTCCTTGGGGTATAAAATCCCAAGTGGGATTTTGGATCAAAGAAAGTGATTAAGTCACTTTTCTTAAATTATTCCAAAAATTTGCAAAAACATTTGGGCTGTTTTATCAGCAATGAAGTAAGCATATTTGTCTTTTAACAGGTTTCATGCAACACTAAATTTCACCTTTTTCTGCTATTCTTGGTTTGCACTTCTTTGCAGACACTTATCTTCTCTAACCATTAGTCTTGAGGGAATGGGCTCTTAATTTGTTTGCTCCAGATTTTGTCAGGCtataaaagcttttattatatgtttaatatttttataatttttttataaattgcagtggaaaaacttaaaagaaattatctttttgcaGGATTTATGCCAGTTACTTACAAGGATCCTGCCTATTTGAAAGATCCCAAAATTTGTAACATCAAATATTGAGAAAAAGCTAAtaccaataaaatttatttgacaGATTGTGTACTATCAATTGTTTCAATTCTAAAAACATTTTGTGCATACAGAGTCCCTGGCCTGTTTCTGTATTGagttctttggacctcagtttcctcatttgtaaaaagaggctGGAAAAAATGGTTTCCAAGGAACTGTACAGATCTTTCATATCTGATTTCAAGTAATTTTCACTCTTGTGgtagaaaatttaaaacttaCCTGAACTGACATCATTCAGTTATTGTAGATGTGAACATGGGTGCTTGGTTCTACCAGCAGACTTCTTGATTTTACAGGGAAAGTGAGGGAGGtgagttttatacatatatacacactaaaTCAGAGGAATTGTGTGTTAATTTTAAACTAAACCTTTTAGAATTTTAACTGAAATTTGTTAAAACGTTGGGGTGGATTTCAGAGACAAGTTATCATTCTTTCATATCATGACAGATAACCCAAAAAAGTTTTTGCCACTGAAGAATTTAATTTCTAGTGAGAGgaaaaaacatatacaaagaaatacagaAGGTGGTATGACTTCTTGACTGGACTAGGCTTTAGGAATGACCAGTCTGAAAACTGATTTAGACATAAGAAAATGTATGCAGTGAAAACCTGAATTAAATTATGAAATTTCACTAAATTGGCCTTTATTTCTTacaccaaattttaaaaagcttcaggttttagaatttttttttaatgaaatattttatctacAAAGTGGATTAAGTTTCCAtgaaagcttttatttacaaacacTAAGAAACAACTTGGACAAAGACTAGTAATTTTTGATTTACTCCTAAAGTACTATAATAAAACTTGTCACATTCCTAAGTTTCCATAATACTTTATATGAAGCAATACTttggaaaattattataatttattcaaaacATAGTGAGTGTTTTTCCACTCTGTTGTCTTTTGATCAGTCTGGTCAATCAGAAAAATTGTATAAACATCAGAAAGTTGGTGACTCTGGATAATCAATACCACCCTTAAATTTCTCAGCATCTTCATCCGTTTCTGTACTGCTTGTCAGTTCTTTTTCCTGTTCACTGTTTTCGTGATCTTTTTTAAGAGACTGATTATGAATTTCTAACGATCGTATTTTCTTGACTGGGCTTTGGCTCTCTAAGTCAAGAGACTTACGCTTAATTCCACATTTTGTTTCATCATCTTCTGGAAAATCAGGGCTTTCTAGCATCAGAGTTAATTCATTCACCAGATCAAGTTTATGGTCAATGTTACAAGAGTTTCTAGAAACCTGCCTGCCTTTCAAACAAACAACACAGGAATGAAGAAGTCCACAAGTTGGGAAAAACGTCTTTAAAGCTTGACAGAGAAGAACATTCTCTTCTGGTTCCAGGTCACGGCTCCTTACTGCTAAATCAAATGCAAttttattattcaacattatataaatgttcagATTGACATAGGATAGCAGGATCTAAGGCCTTTCATACCTTATTTATCCAGAATAATATTTCTTAGGATATTCAGCAGGGTTAGCTTAAATTTGCCAAAGCTGACTTcctaaagcagaattgaagaaagGTTCCTTTTCGTTTAGCAAAACCTCTCCATCAGTAATGCTACTAACCAAAAATTGCTGACTATGTCAATTTTGTTAAAGTGAAAGTTAGGTAAAAGTTCAACAACAAAACAGTAGAATGAGTGTGTGCTATAACTGGTTATGACAGGATATCCAAGCTATTTTCTGAGcctctggggtttttttttgttttgttttgttttgttttttgtaaaactGGGAGTGCACCGTTTGCTTGTAAAGTAACAAAATTTTGTCAATCTGAAAGTGCTAGAAAAGTGAATTATTATGGATATCTGTGAATGGCAGCCCTAAAATAATAAACTCTAAAACAGTGTAAGAattattaacttttctttttacctgATGCTAGAGCCtttgctctcttttttcttgCAAGTTCTTCTTTTAGACGATTTATAtcctttattaatttttctactaACTGTTCACTGTCTAATACTTGAGTGCATATTTCCTGCAAAAGAAAATCAGTTTAATTATACAGATAACATTCTAATTCATAATACATTAATAGCTTATATTAAGTAAAAGGAATTCTACTGGATAGAACAGGGCAACATAACAAATTCTAACACTTCCTGAATTGTATCACTCATTTCCAAATCTAGAATAATCTTTAAAGATTTGAAATACTTACCTTTAATTCTTCCTGTAGGGTGGTATACAGTTCACTTATCTTCTGAACCTCTTTTAAAGTGCCATCTTCATTAAAAAATTCTGACCTGTTGGTGAAAGAAAGATTTCCTTTTATGTAAATGGTATATTACaatattacattataaatataatttatctgcaaaatgaaaatttgatGCAGATGATATAGGAACCTTGAATACTGGTTTTGTGAAGCAGTAGGAAGGAAGTagagtacaattttttttttctttttaatttaagataAAAGTAAGAAAGGTGGAATATGTTGTAGggtcaaaagattttttttttttaggatgagataTTAGATAAGAGAATCTTAACTCTTAAAAGTAGGAAAGATAAAATGATGGAACATGGTCCTAGAAGAATGGTGATAGGAAATCAGATAGGATTATGCAGAATTAGcagaatttttaaagagaaagaccACTTTCTTTCAGACCAtcaaagaaagaagtgataaagaTCAGGAAACTCATATTGAATGGGTTTTTATCGATATGACAGATAGTAAAGATCTttggagggaaaagggaatgaaagcaaagttgagacagaaaggaaaaagtttGGGCCAACCATTTGGGAAAGAATGGAATTCCAAGAGCAGAAGCTCCAGTCATAAACTATATTCCCCAGCAGTCCCCAGATACCATGAGGCTCTTGGTGCTTTTCTAATGCCTTGGACAAAAAGaatacatattttctcatttatgtaTACGTTGCTTTTctgcaaaaggaaagaaaatgcaagGGACTGTTTTTACTGCATGTCTTTCACAAGGCCTGACACAAATCAGGCATTTAATTATGTTTAATGATCTAATGATATGATAGGCAATGAAAGAGGAATAAAAGGATTATCAAGAAGGCATGAGGACCTGATGAAAGTGTTATAGTATAAATTTAGTCATACTATATGCATAATGACTTACCCCCCACCTCCATCCCCAAGAAAATGAGTATATTTGCACAGTCAGTGGCTGAGGAACCATCTTACCTATGTGCACGGACTGTTCGGCCAAAGGCAGTAGATATGTAGGAACCTGACACAGTTTTATATCCCTGCAGCTCAGATGTTCCCAAGTTGGTCACCACTAAAGGCACTTTATGGAAAActctaaaaaacatttttgatatgaatttatagaaaaattgaaaattagcaGTGGCACTTTATTATTTTCAGTTCCTACTCTTAACAGACTACCTTGCACAAATGAGACAGACAAATATCctctaatatttgttttttttaaaaaattactcctTTAAAACAAATCCAATTTATAAGCAATTACTTTTATCTATAACAActatcaaatattaaaaacacGTGATGATTTATACGGATTAGTTCACTTAAAATGGAATACCACTATAATTAGGCATAACAATAATTGGCATAAGCTATTTTCCAttagttgggaaaaaaaaacctcagccATCAAGTCAATGTATTTTTAGCAAATCTTTATGCTacatagtaaaaatattaatttaacatGAGATAGTATTACTGATATTAGTATCACTAAATAAAGGagaaatttgtgattttcttcccAATATTTCAAGGATTACTATGACCCTTTCTGGGAAAGGGAAAGGCTCATCTCACATAAATCCTTGCATAAAAGGTTGTTCTATCaacttataaatttatatatttaagaactaaatattgaaaaatcacAGCATAGTACATCCTGAACTTTACTAGCTAACACAAATATGTACAACTTACCCTTCTTGAGGTCTATGTAATGCATGATCCAACCTATGAGTGGAGAAGCTTTCTGTGATTATGCTTTGTGTTAGTAACAAAAAAACAAGTTCTTGATTTGAaagatatttttgtaaatttttgtgAACAATCTTCTCTCGAAATGTCATCACTTGATCTGAATTACGCCTGAATTTGTACCATCCAATAACATTCTAAGAGGgggagaataaaatattattacttaATATTGTACTACCACaatgagacaaaaaaataaaacattgaaaataGCAATTACCATTTAGAAAAACTCTTGACAAACTTGAggatttataaatatacattttgtaCAATCCAAAAATGTAAGTATTGGTTTGTAATTAAAGTATTCTTGTGCGTTTTTTAGGTTttactaaaaaaataatttgagaaaagaaCTTAACTGTTTTTGATATGAAACCCAAACTTTAATTATTTGAcatcatttttaaatgattaatgcAACTGAGTTAAAAGGTAAAAATCAGttaatcaaaaatttttattcataagAATTAATAAATCAGAAAGTTGATAGACTGCTCTGATAAGACCAAAAAGATATACTGCTCAGTTATTGATAAGATGAAGGATGTTCAGATTAGGGCAATCAGGATGATGAAGGGTCAAGTTCATAATATCAGGATTATTTGAAGGAACTTGAAATCTTTtgccagaaaaaaagataagatttagCACAGATAGCTACCTTCTTCAAGTATCTTAAAAGCTGTCCAAAGGATCAGACTTGTTCTATGTGGTCTCAAAGAGTAGAATTAGAAGCAAGTTgatttaggtaaaaaaaaaaaaaaattcttaacaaaGTTTTCCAAAAGTAGGTTTCCTTGGGTGTTTTGGGCAAATAAGGATTTAGTTAGATTTCCCTTACTTGAAGTAGTTAAGCAAAATCTTGGCAAATATTTAAAGATCCTCTTTTTCAGAGACCATCTGACCTAATCCTCTccttttgaagatgaggaaacagacttagggaggtaaaatgacttgcccagggtcaacaaTTTAGAAGAATACTAATTtgacccaggtcctctgactctggAACCAGTGCTCTTCCCACTAAAGGGGGAATCCTTCAGGCTTAGAATTACCTTTTGAGTTTTAGCCTAACACTCAAATTCTGTGGTAAGGAGCCTGTCACTCAGATCTGGAAAGAATTTAGAGCTTGCTTGCTTTCCTACTCACTTACCCCCcaccctgaggcaattgaggttaagtgacttgcccaaggtcacacaactaggaagtgttaagtgtctgaggtcacatttgaacttgggtcctcctgacttcagggataatGCTCTATCTACCCAGCTGCCCTAGagcttacttaaaaaaaaaaaaaaaaaaaaaaaaagtttttgggtACAACATTTTATCTTCCTTTGACATGAGAAAACAGGCTGAGAGAAGCTCATTGACTTGCCTATAGCCCTACAATAACTtgcctttcatcttttttttcccctcccaacttGGAGGATAATGTGAagatttaaaaagttatatatgcAAAGTTATAGTGACTTTTTTACTCTtgttagaaacaaacaaaaaaatcagataattaAGTGAGTCACAGATATAGAGCAAGTCCCAACCTTTTTGCAGCATGAGATGAGTTTCTTCAGTGCCTGCTCATTTAGTTCACCTATTGAGTTATAAAAGCTAAAAAGAAGcagatgaaaatatatttcaattgaaATTCCTTTATAAACAATCCCCTCAATGCCAGTATCATATTGCAATTGGTCCTAACCAAAGTACCTCAATCCAAAGCAACAAGTATCAATATGCCAGCAAAGTTAACAGGAAACAGTCTGCCTTgacattcattaaaaattagccctaaaatatataaaaggcaTCTTCtaaaagttttcaaataaagTTGCTTAATTCCTAGTCTACCACCGGTTATTCTcttctttaaaagaatatatcaagaaacttttatttttagttattattaaagttattatttgtttttatatcacttttcctATATTCCTTGTGCTTCTTCCCCAAAAATCATCCCTGGCAACtgaatgtaaaaaacaaaaaaacaaaaaaaaaaagggggggggggaaacccaACTCAACAAATCTAACCCATCAACTAAATCTGACAGTATATGCAGTATTTCACACCTACAGTCTACCATTTCTGCAGAGGAGACCAAAGcccatctttctagtcttcttttaCCTTACACAGCGCTATATCCCGACTCGTTAGCCCGGTGGTATTGGTCTCCTTGCTGTGAACAATATACTCTATCTTCCAACTTCAagcattttcactgactatccTCCCATACacagaatattttctttcctgatcTGTCTCCTAGACCCTTTCAAGTCCTAACTATAGTTTTATCTTCTTTAGGAAGCTAGCATCTCACCTCTGTTGATTAGGCAcagactattttttcctttctccatatttgtagaacttagcacagtgcccagcaaaTAATAAATGGATTATATTGATTAAAATCTCCTTTTGGATatcagagataaaagaaaatttctaagtattttttattataaattttgccTATTGAGAACATACATAATAATTATTTGCAACATAGACAAAACTTGCTTATCAGAAGTACTTATTTCAAACATGTCTAATTATGACCtatacagaacaacaacaacaataataaaataggtGAACTTATTGACTGGAAACTTCACATAACTAAGGAGTTCAAACTTTCTGTgttgtgcaaaatgtttgtagagaaaaatactttgaaagatCCTGAGATAGATAGGGCAGAGGAGAAACACAAAGTACTTTGATGGCTGCTTTTTGACGAAAAGAACTATTAAAAGGATTCATTATAGTTGCTATTTTCGATATCTAACCTCACCAATCTATGGTTGCCTTGCTTTTGGCAATGCTAAATACAACACATcatatattatttctctaatatctTTTCATTCCTGATACACAACAGATTTTGAAATTGCTATGTATTATAgcttaatatttgataaaaatcagTATTGATTGGACTTGAAGGCAAATATTCTTCCTTGGATACTAGATAGGTTCCTTTGGCCAAGACCCTTATGATTTATAAATAGGTGGGATTTTCCAGACAATGAAATCCTAAATCctggaagaaacaaaatatttgattatCTGTCAGTCAATATAGTTGATAAGCATCAATTAAGAGCTTGCTCTGGGTCAACAACTATGTTAAGCCTGAGGATACAAGAGCAGAAAAAAACAatccctcaaagagctcacattccaaTGGCAAAGCAAACATGcaaaaatattgtacatataaGTGGATGGGAGAAGTacaaagattcattgaagcaaatggtGCATAAATACTGGAAAGTACACTGAAAAGCATGAAGCTTCACTCTAGTTTTGACTTTCTCAACTGTGAATTCTGAACAAAGTCAATAAAAATCTCCTTGGCCACGTTTAttaacatgttttatttttttctttcttcaacttcTTCTCCCAACAGCCCTGTAGCCTCCTTCTACAAGTACTGATTTATGGCCCCTACAGTTGTACTTAGAGGCATCTTCTAAGAAcctaagcttcttgaaggcaagcactgtcatttttatctttgtattttccaGTGCAATTCTTGGCCtgtaataggtgtttaataaattattcttcCTTGCTTAACATAACCTAATCACAAAAGAATTCTTCACATGTAACACTTACCTGAAAAGCTGATAGCATGGAATGTACCTTTGTATGTCTGAAAGGAGAAGATGAATAGTTTTatgttaattgaattgaaattctTAACATTGCAAGTGAAGATTACAAATATTTCCCAAAGACACAAACTTAGTCTACTATATTTTTCACTGAATTTCAAGATGTTCTTTCTctactttca
Encoded here:
- the ABRAXAS1 gene encoding BRCA1-A complex subunit Abraxas 1 isoform X2 produces the protein MEGEKTTAKLSGFVFGSLAFQHLNCNADTEGFLLGEVKGEAKNSITDSQLNDVEVVYTIDIQRYIPCYQLFSFYNSIGELNEQALKKLISCCKKNVIGWYKFRRNSDQVMTFREKIVHKNLQKYLSNQELVFLLLTQSIITESFSTHRLDHALHRPQEGVFHKVPLVVTNLGTSELQGYKTVSGSYISTAFGRTVRAHRSEFFNEDGTLKEVQKISELYTTLQEELKEICTQVLDSEQLVEKLIKDINRLKEELARKKRAKALASVRSRDLEPEENVLLCQALKTFFPTCGLLHSCVVCLKGRQVSRNSCNIDHKLDLVNELTLMLESPDFPEDDETKCGIKRKSLDLESQSPVKKIRSLEIHNQSLKKDHENSEQEKELTSSTETDEDAEKFKGGIDYPESPTF
- the ABRAXAS1 gene encoding BRCA1-A complex subunit Abraxas 1 isoform X1, which codes for MEGEKTTAKLSGFVFGSLAFQHLNCNADTEGFLLGEVKGEAKNSITDSQLNDVEVVYTIDIQRYIPCYQLFSFYNSIGELNEQALKKLISCCKKNVIGWYKFRRNSDQVMTFREKIVHKNLQKYLSNQELVFLLLTQSIITESFSTHRLDHALHRPQEGVFHKVPLVVTNLGTSELQGYKTVSGSYISTAFGRTVRAHRSEFFNEDGTLKEVQKISELYTTLQEELKEICTQVLDSEQLVEKLIKDINRLKEELARKKRAKALASAVRSRDLEPEENVLLCQALKTFFPTCGLLHSCVVCLKGRQVSRNSCNIDHKLDLVNELTLMLESPDFPEDDETKCGIKRKSLDLESQSPVKKIRSLEIHNQSLKKDHENSEQEKELTSSTETDEDAEKFKGGIDYPESPTF